Proteins co-encoded in one Theileria equi strain WA chromosome 3, complete sequence genomic window:
- a CDS encoding cullin protein, putative (encoded by transcript BEWA_007200A), with the protein MLEPSGVPFDKSWNRIRSEFMEKIEDELDYLDNFHDKKPLKIRPDDYIKYYTLVYNMCVQKDSNYAELLYNRLGETLSEYIKTKMCIRLKATKSDESELKQILLTNWRKYKHYIHILTGIFAYLDRFYVPLAVQPTIYEYGMAIFQRLIFEPYKDFLKSVVLNALDSKRSGGVDNPSLDADITNIVEMFNKLDSTSGTQYKMELEPFILDRANGYYLKIAPLWISELSLGDYLHIVQHCMEEEKMYCEKYFNESTKEQLLATIISSLLFNQRIQLFNKFTQLFSLFMDNEVKELKRIYKPLSKLEGAHQSISEQLKRAIEESLTGIDSENKIQNIVKVFSKFKRLFVLIFM; encoded by the exons ATGTTAGAGCCGTCTGGTGTGCCCTTTGACAAGAGTTGGAATCGTATAAGAAGCGAGTTTatggaaaa AATTGAGGATGAGTTGGATTATTTGGACAATTTTCACGATAAAAAACCGCTAAAAATACGTCCAGATGATTATATCAAGTACTATAC ACTTGTGTACAATATGTGTGTTCAAAAAGATTCAAACTATGCTGAGCTTTTATACAACAGGCTCGGTGAAACATTATCGGAATATATAAAAACGAAG ATGTGTATACGTCTTAAAGCAACAAAGTCAGATGAATCTGAGTTAAAGCAGATATTACTGACAAATTggagaaaatataaacattaCATCCATATTTTAACAGGAATATTTGCATATTTGGATCGATTCTATGTACCATTGGCGGTTCAGCCTACTATATATGAATATGGAATGGCAATATTCCAACGACTG attTTTGAACCATACAAGGACTTTTTGAAATCAGTTGTTTTAAATGCTTTGGATTCAAAAAGATCGGGAGGGGTTGATAATCCGAGTTTAGATGCAGACATTACCAATATTGTCGAAATGTTCAACAAACTCGATTCAACCTCAGGAACACAGTACAAGATGGAACTAGAACCATTTATACTAGATAGGGCTAATGGTTATTATCTAAAAATTGCACCTTTGTGGATTAGCGAACTGTCCTTAGGTGACTACTTGCACATTGTACAG CATTgtatggaagaagaaaaaatgtATTGTGAAAAATACTTTAACGAGTCTACTAAAGAACAGCTATTGGCCACTATAATATCCTCACTTTTGTTTAACCAGCGAATACAACTATTCAATAAATTTACTCAGTTGTTTTCCTTGTTTATGGATAACGAAGtaaag GAACTGAAACGAATTTACAAACCTTTAAGTAAACTAGAGGGTGCCCATCAATCTATTTCTGAGCAATTGAAAAGGGCTATTGAGGAATCTCTGACCGGTATCGACTCTGAGAataaaatccaaaatatagTGAAAGTATTTTCGAAATTCAAGCGTTTGTTCGTTTTAATTTTTATGTAA
- a CDS encoding mitochondrial carrier protein domain-containing protein (encoded by transcript BEWA_007230A), producing the protein MDERDRILDPSSDKNRKLSKHETIEGLKKRPEITAISNAIAAGLTNAIIQPMAVLRTRIQSMNIYDHGIKSRQNLIVSILKSCKKDGILSLYKGSLCSVYTSAFGWLAFRFIYDKAGHLQVFKDHDDTKHNLIRGGASSFITSLMLHPLWNAKLAIELQSSQTKIDGWPQYRGAFHYLFYTYKAGGLRAIFTGLPVSLSSVSHHTLLIVIYERLSKCNWSSQPLLAPFESFQPFFNGMASRIVPTALCYPLYVSRTMQQCHGTEITKSSISRIMFWNAHKNKVKGMYAGFQVQIVRSMLSGGIMFALYEGILTNIGRIVYLYNN; encoded by the coding sequence atggatgaaaGGGATAGAATTCTAGATCCATCATCAGATAAGAATCGCAAGCTTTCAAAGCATGAAACAATCGAGGGGCTAAAAAAACGCCCGGAAATAACAGCTATTTCTAATGCTATAGCAGCTGGATTGACAAACGCAATCATACAACCTATGGCTGTGTTAAGAACAAGGATACAGTCAATGAATATATACGATCATGGAATAAAAAGTAGACAGAATCTCATAGTATCAATACTCAAATCCTGTAAAAAGGATGGAATCCTATCTCTATATAAAGGGAGTTTGTGTTCAGTTTATACCTCTGCATTTGGATGGCTAGCCTTTAGATTTATATATGACAAAGCTGGGCATCTACAGGTGTTTAAGGATCACGATGATACAAAGCACAATTTGATAAGGGGAGGCGCCAGTAGCTTTATAACAAGTCTAATGCTACATCCGTTGTGGAACGCTAAGTTGGCAATTGAACTCCAAAGTTCTCAAACAAAAATAGATGGATGGCCTCAATATAGAGGCGCGTTCCACTATTTATTTTATACATACAAGGCTGGAGGTCTTAGGGCCATATTCACTGGATTACCAGTGTCTTTATCATCAGTTTCACATCATACCTTGTTAATTGTAATTTATGAAAGATTATCAAAATGCAATTGGTCGTCACAACCCCTTTTAGCGCCATTCGAGAGCTTTCAACCTTTCTTTAATGGAATGGCTTCACGAATAGTACCAACGGCACTATGTTATCCATTGTATGTGAGTAGAACAATGCAGCAATGTCACGGTACGGAAATCACAAAATCTTCTATATCGAGGATCATGTTCTGGAATGCACACAAAAACAAAGTTAAAGGGATGTATGCTGGATTTCAAGTACAAATTGTTCGATCCATGCTTAGTGGTGGGATAATGTTTGCCCTTTATGAAGGTATATTGACAAATATTGGACGGATAGTGTATTTGTATAATAATTAA
- a CDS encoding hypothetical protein (encoded by transcript BEWA_007190A), translating into MEDIFIRLSSSVDRSLPKFVNDRFSHESRQLLELINTSWESRTWYDMLVRVERYLEYTIGDISVIADGCIETLIDIAKKLWYISTFNTLNENKALGELYVGSSELKHIGFDEKKMTLRVKSFSMKLLNSILDNFLAQLPSIWESDYDCLYDDVNKRLYFIRIEVILTEFRSYFNRDYTSSIATSLLKKTEWINSIVTLSGIMRHIWLFRDDIGKKLLEDIFGNRLEIDTGTTEVFLQFRLVALLCPNITIYNCLIDGTIFKWWDLINGDRVPTWNPLICTLLFRAVKFGWATGKPLYSTISSKIPQLFNILYLSFNIPNRVSSSKIKEKTPNLYTLLSDKRVKICKKLAKILVLLMPPKLDYMKPREHDIFDYITALVNTIYPYTHPSNNGKWTTNIARFTKNFIASYARRVCRERTFNRIRVGCGMSNNGNESVDYKLNNNNDKFIADLFYSLALQGLHSRHPQVSNAYEDAIKRLCYIQPDPLLNIIVDHMITACDSVTEPHQVIMAVRIFYHLSALIIKYMPEALLSILDVTLKGIDTSDPFKTGQILILVNVIFSQIPCMDLSNIELSYEEKCRCFQLCYSKGLSENTDNDFVKEINSLRLDALENVQGGFFSSNIPVQSEANDDLTHLKMMRKLENCTSLDDAINLLDIILAQRRHVSQHFPIWCLNWFDALLKFVSQLTKPNMTPNSLMNTLDIGTFVLLRSAVVTILSQVDAGTATEVYTLFYKWVINNTSRKDPLKHMTAIASCLSYSNPETATTCVLKPLLARLKHELEADSDLVSNQIGEDRLIWYISCISGLVRFSNVRILPYINDILYVSNIGMKHKSKSVFKSCTKLISRAIYSLIGVYFVDSKSTSEIFYNDENMNHAFILWDVPWFAKNFSKECFDDSNRLNLDKLCHIDWHIAKDDELSAVKRLFSWLISRILSLSHDILSDINVPSFVTESDCLSFDHTLSLFNRINRICILCKYILKGLKDFAVDDRSFDAYGLPLVTPIDFTPVFDLQNFVKSVILSIIEKYGAFSDSKDDLTVTNILMKLLKLINLYIVRNAHSNDENINDKGIIYALKNNCNVGITVTASRSMISSLSYYYGLNRLSFWQDVPRGGWLSIVYDRYQSRLNLRKFDHESTNERIKMLEIVLSCATCHYKQLSSLARGILKDFVLVHRDVRNIIIDYTLDKGLSLVPKSNSDSYESEALATIPEIFEISLIERILSCSNLFSKFVEFICSVVSTASNNGNLMIKYDSLFVLFLNTREEYMVDYDSNVPNNILDSLSGGISINKQGLLHWRFQLYCTAILVSFSFCISKENIGRYIDWLIEACDHTSKHVCVLNAAMVGLFPFFVGKVSSYSTKLMDEKAVHRILMAIPFVNHDSIRQSAAPSQDVSNTLISIITSSIARAGKPWPNNRISSNSNNHSTYNFIFCYGYFQFLFSNNSINNLGTVTSVLDYLSQSPQSYPENHIGFFEISCSLMRASLLLPLEEKTTLWESLYPLVRREIETVTLDRISDFMDSFRLTLDGYKLDDHDLYTPIFNLVLDNDTTSNILQMSEFSTLDDNDTTGYNLQVVKRLRLLQAILQQLNKIGIIIEILLPAILSESALFNSSQQIRNEISHLCSLVVSICCNGPSEFMIYKERIHSRISDFIKDTEPRITFAEDDCSRIKGLLSVISLLFSSSMPMIDLDHEYISLFLGFALKLSRHTNDKINRLATKAISNIAMSYYYIKDYKRALNSIESTLVKMSKVPQYKVRLCAIHAAEILQRNLCMYIRNTKIAESLLNLYISSLQDTQTRDSARDALSAIAISANDETYLYLTQRFFQLVKENEDISSVSSGVSGLAALVSTAPYHVPSWMPHTLTTLASCASPKFPISIRNIVQRTLQEFFKSHIDAWSQIHIYKFTRQQLDILHMYKGCPIYFN; encoded by the exons ATGGAAGACATATTCATTCGTTTGTCTTCCAGTGTTGATAGATCGTTGCCCAAATTTGTCAATGACAGATTTAGCCACGAATCACGACAACTTCTGGAATTAATTAATACTTCTTGGGAATCCAGAACATGGTATGATATGTTGGTTCGTGTAGAACGCTACCTAGAATATACCATTGGTGATATATCAGTAATCGCAGACGGATGTATAGAAACCCTAATAGATATAGCAAAGAAATTATGGTACATTTCAACGTTTAATACATtaaatgaaaataaagCGCTAGGAGAGCTGTATGTTGGTTCTTCTGAGTTGAAACATATCGGTTTTGACGAAAAGAAAATGACTCTCAGAGTTAAGAGTTTTTCTATGAAGTTGTTGAATTCTATCTTGGATAATTTTTTGGCACAGTTGCCATCAATTTGGGAATCGGATTATGACTGTCTATATGATGATGTTAATAAAAGGCTCTATTTTATACGTATTGAAGTCATATTGACAGAGTTTAGAAGCTATTTTAATAGGGATTACACATCTTCAATAGCTACAAGTCTTTTGAAGAAGACAGAATGGATTAATTCCATAGTAACTTTGTCTGGGATTATGAGACATATTTGGTTGTTCAGAGACGATATAGGTAAAAAACTATTAGAAGATATATTTGGAAATCGCTTAGAAATTGATACAGGGACTACAGAAGTGTTTCTGCAATTTAGATTGGTTGCATTGCTATGTCCTAACATTACTATATATAATTGTCTAATTGATGGAACAATTTTTAAATGGTGGGATTTAATTAATGGAGATAGGGTACCCACATGGAATCCTCTTATTTGCACACTTTTATTTAGAGCAGTAAAATTTGGATGGGCAACAGGCAAACCTTTATATTCTACCATATCTAGTAAGATACCACAGCTATTTAACATTCTTTATCTGTCATTCAATATACCAAATAGGGTCTCTTCTTCAAAGATAAAGGAGAAAACACCAAATTTGTACACACTTTTATCAGATAAAAGGGTAAAAATCTGTAAAAAATTGGCCAAAATCCTGGTATTGTTAATGCCTCCAAAGTTGGATTATATGAAGCCCCGTGAACACGATATCTTTGATTACATAACAGCTCTAGTCAATACAatatatccatatacaCACCCTTcaaataatggaaaatggaCGACAAATATTGCGCGTTTTACCAAGAATTTTATTGCTTCATATGCACGCAGAGTTTGCCGTGAAAGGACTTTTAACAGGATAAGGGTCGGTTGTGGAATGTCTAATAACGGAAATGAATCAGTGGATTATAAATTGAACAAtaataatgataaatttattGCAGATTTATTCTACTCATTGGCACTACAAGGACTTCATTCCAGACATCCACAGGTTTCCAATGCGTACGAAGATGCTATAAAAAGACTGTGTTACATACAACCAGATCCACTCTTAAACATTATTGTCGATCACATGATAACAGCTTGTGACTCTGTTACCGAACCTCATCAAGTTATAATGGCAGTTCGAattttttaccatctttctGCTCTaattataaaatatatgCCCGAGGCTCTCTTATCAATTCTTGATGTTACATTGAAAGGAATAGATACATCAGATCCCTTCAAAACGGGACAGATTCTTATACTGGTCAATGTAATATTCTCACAAATACCTTGCATGGATTTATCAAATATTGAATTATCATATGAAGAAAAGTGCAGGTGTTTTCAGCTTTGTTACTCAAAAGGGCTATCAGAAAATACAGATAATGATTTTGTAAAGGAAATTAACTCATTGAGGCTTGATGCACTGGAAAATGTTCAAGGTGGGTTTTTTAGTTCGAACATACCAGTACAATCGGAAGCAAATGACGATCTAACACACTTGAAAATGATGAGAAAATTAGAGAATTGCACTAGTTTAGATGATGCAAtaaatcttttggatataatATTGGCGCAGAGGCGCCACGTTTCACAACATTTTCCGATTTGGTGCCTAAATTGGTTTGATGCCTTATTGAAATTTGTAAGTCAGCTTACAAAACCTAACATGACACCAAACTCACTAATGAACACCCTCGATATTGGAACATTTGTTTTATTACGCTCAGCGGTAGTTACGATTTTATCGCAAGTAGATGCGGGTACTGCGACAGAAGTGTACACATTATTTTACAAGTGGGTCATTAATAACACATCCAGGAAAGATCCTCTAAAACATATGACCGCTATAGCATCGTGTCTGAGTTATTCAAATCCTGAAACAGCAACAACTTGTGTATTAAAACCATTATTAGCGCGTTTGAAACATGAACTTGAAGCTGATTCTGATTTAGTTTCTAACCAAATTGGTGAAGACCGTTTAATATGGTATATATCCTGTATTTCTGGACTAGTTAGGTTCTCAAACGTTCGGATATTGCCATATATCAACGATATACTTTATGTATCAAATATTGGAATGAAACACAAATCAAAATCTGTTTTCAAATCTTGTACAAAATTGATTAGCAGAGCCATTTATTCTCTTATAGGTGTCTATTTCGTAGATTCAAAATCTACATCTGAGATATTTTataatgatgaaaatatgaACCATGCCTTCATATTGTGGGATGTTCCCTGGTTTGCAAAAAATTTCTCAAAGGAGTGTTTTGACGATTCAAATCGTTTAAATTTAGACAAACTGTGTCATATTGATTGGCATAttgctaaagatgatgaactaAGTGCTGTAAAACGGCTTTTTAGCTGGTTAATTTCTCGAATATTGAGTTTATCGCATGATATATTGTCGGATATTAATGTACCATCTTTTGTTACTGAGTCTGATTGTTTGTCTTTTGATCATACCCTTTCTCTTTTTAATAGGATTAATAGGATATGTATTCTTTGtaaatacattttaaaggGGTTAAAAGATTTTGCTGTGGATGACAGAAGTTTTGATGCTTATGGTTTACCACTTGTAACACCTATTGATTTTACTCCAGTTTTTGATCTACAAAACTTTGTTAAATCCGTAATATTATCAATCATAGAAAAATATGGTGCATTTTCTGATTCTAAGGATGACTTAACAGTAACAAACATACTCATGAAGTTGTTAAAACTGATCAACCTTTATATTGTTAGGAATGCCCATTCGAAcgatgaaaatataaatgataaaggaATAATATATGCCTTAAAGAATAATTGCAACGTAGGAATAACTGTAACAGCAAGTAGATCCATGATTTCTTCACTATCTTACTATTATGGTTTGAATCGTTTGTCTTTTTGGCAAGATGTTCCAAGAGGGGGTTGGTTATCCATTGTTTATGATAGATATCAAAGTCGTTTAAACCTGCGAAAGTTTGATCATGAATCGACAAATGAACGGATTAAAATGCTGGAGATTGTATTAAGTTGTGCGACGTGTCATTATAAACAGCTGTCATCTCTTGCACGTGGTATTTTAAAGGATTTTGTTCTTGTTCATAGAGATGTTCGAAATATTATTATTGATTACACTCTAGATAAGGGATTATCTCTTGTTCCAAAATCTAACTCCGACAGTTACGAATCAGAAGCCTTAGCCACGATACCTGAAATTTTTGAGATATCATTAATAGAGAGAATATTATCTTGTAGCAATCttttttcaaagtttgtTGAATTCATTTGTAGCGTAGTTTCTACTGCATCTAACAACGGTAATTTGATGATCAAATATGATTCTCTgtttgttttgtttctAAATACCAGAGAAGAATATATGGTTGACTATGATTCTAATGTCCCAAATAATATATTAGATTCACTTTCTGGAGGGATATCTATCAATAAACAGGGACTATTGCACTGGAGGTTTCAGTTGTATTGTACTGCTATACTTGTGTCATTTAGTTTTTGCATTTCTAAAGAGAATATTGGTAGGTATATTGATTGGTTGATTGAAGCATGTGATCATACTTCTAAACATGTTTGTGTGCTTAATGCCGCCATGGTTGGTCTTTTCCCTTTTTTTGTGGGTAAAGTTTCAAGTTATTCAACCAAACTCATGGATGAAAAAGCTGTTCACCGTATACTTATGGCAATTCCGTTTGTGAATCATGATTCTATCAGGCAAAGTGCTGCTCCATCACAAGATGTGTCAAACACCTTGATTAGCATAATAACCAGCTCCATAGCGCGTGCTGGAAAACCTTGGCCGAACAACCGAATTTCTTCGAATTCTAACAACCATTCCACCtacaattttatattttgttATGGCTATTTTCAGTTTCTCTTTTCGAATAATTCCATAAATAACCTCGGAACTGTAACTAGTGTATTAGATTATTTGTCTCAATCACCACAAAGTTATCCAGAGAATCATATAGGGTTTTTCGAAATCAGCTGTAGCTTAATGAGGGCAAGCCTCTTGTTACCGTTGGAAGAGAAAACTACCCTATGGGAATCCCTTTACCCATTAGTAAGGAGGGAGATTGAAACTGTCACGCTTGATAGAATCTCTGATTTTATGGATTCATTTCGTTTGACTTTGGATGGTTATAAACTGGATGATCATGATTTGTATACACCAATTTTTAATTTGGTCCTAGATAATGACACGACTAGcaatattttacaaatgtcTGAATTTTCAACACTTGACGATAATGATACTACGGGTTACAACTTACAGGTTGTGAAAAGGCTGAGATTGCTACAAGCAATACTCCAACAGCTGAATAAAATTGGTATCATAATAGAAATATTATTGCCCGCAATTTTAAGTGAGAGTGCATTGTTTAACAGCTCTCAACAGATTAGGAACGAGATTTCCCATTTGTGTTCTCTTGTTGTTTCAATATGTTGCAATGGGCCCTCTGAATTTATGATTTACAAGGAAAGGATCCATTCAAGAATCTCTGATTTTATAAAGGATACAGAACCAAGAATTACATTTGCTGAGGATGACTGCTCAAGGATAAAGGGTTTATTGTCTGTTATAAGCTTGTtgttttcttcatctatgCCTATGATTGATTTGGATCATGAATATATATCCTTATTTCTTGGATTTGCACTAAAACTATCTAGGCATACAAACGACAAGATAAATAGGCTCGCTACAAAGGCCATAAGCAACATCGCGATGTCGTATTACTACATCAAGGATTATAAGCGTGCATTGAATTCAATTGAAAGCACGTTAGTGAAAATGAGTAAGGTTCCACAGTATAAAGTACGGCTTTGTGCAATTCATGCAGCAGAAATTTTACAAAGAAATTTGTGTATGTACATAAGGAATACAAAAATTGCGGAATCTTTGCTAAACTTGTACATATCAAGTTTACAAGACACACAAACTAGGGATTCTGCCAGGGACGCTTTGAGTGCTATAGCAATATCTGCCAATGATGAAACTTATTTGTATCTCACTCAACGTTTTTTCCAACTAGttaaagaaaatgaagatattTCTAGTGTTTCTAGTGGAGTTTCTGGACTTGCAGCTCTGGTTTCTACAGCTCCTTATCACGTTCCCAGTTGGATGCCACATACCCTGACTACATTG GCAAGTTGCGCATCACCAAAGTTTCCGATTTCAATTAGg AATATCGTCCAGCGCACATTACAAgaatttttcaaatctCACATCGACGCCTGGTCACAAATccacatttataaattcacACGCCAGCAACTTGATATATTACACATGTACAAGGGCTGTCCTATTTATTTTAATTAA
- a CDS encoding cullin protein, putative (encoded by transcript BEWA_007210A), whose product MHKFMNWINDKITAFEEYIARDPLFAKHVVDYWNDLIVNMQIDENILNELTEIFILLNNRDEFLNLYRIALSQRLLSNTNNLEIEKQSLAKLRLRSGTQYTFELDNMLLDATESQEFTREFNNNITVMMMSSVNWPPIIGIVSLVS is encoded by the coding sequence ATGCACAAATTTATGAATTGGATTAATGATAAAATTACAGCGTTTGAAGAATACATTGCAAGGGACCCTCTATTTGCTAAACATGTTGTAGATTATTGGAATGATTTAATAGTAAATATGcaaattgatgaaaatatattgaatGAGCTCACAGAAATTTTTATCTTGTTGAACAATAGGgatgaatttttaaatttatacaGAATAGCACTCTCTCAACGATTGTTGAGTAACACAAATAATCTAGAAATTGAAAAGCAATCTCTTGCCAAACTGAGATTGAGATCTGGAACTCAATATACATTTGAACTAGATAACATGCTCTTGGATGCTACTGAATCACAAGAATTTACAAGGGAATTTAATAATAATATTACTGTTATGATGATGTCCAGCGTAAACTGGCCTCCAATAATTGGTATTGTTTCTTTAGTATCATAA
- a CDS encoding cullin protein, putative (encoded by transcript BEWA_007220A): protein MKSIKEFYLLKTKQRKIDWAFQLCRVQISFFINDDETILDCDVLQASVLLLFNDSHDGSLEIAHVQEKLAVDHSTLVDILQPMIQPNSILKFYKLFGKELIEVNSNFVGYSDFTRSVYKPTESTYKNRGEDIKDFGKIDAIIVKIMKNTKEMKSIDLIDEASKRSNTDIEVDLYA, encoded by the exons ATGAAAAGCATAAAAGAGTTTTATCTAttgaaaacaaaacaaagaAAGATCGACTGGGCATTTCAGTTATGCCGTGTGCAAATATCATTCTTTATTAATGATGATGAAACCATACTGGATTGCGATGTTTTGCAAGCATCAGTGTTGCTCTTGTTTAATGATTCTCATGATGGTAGTTTGGAAATTGCGCATGTGCAAGAAAAACTAGCGGTTGATCATTCTacacttgttgatattttgCAGCCAATGATACAGCCAAACtcaattttgaaattttataaattattT GGTAAAGAACTAATAGAAGTTAACTCAAATTTTGTTGGCTATAGCGATTTTACACGTTCGGTATACAAGCCAACTGAATCAACTTATAAAAATAGAG GTGAAGACATCAAAGACTTTGGAAAAATAGATGCAATAATCGttaaaataatgaaaaaCACCAAAGAAATGAAAAGTATTGATCTTATAGACGAAGCATCTAAACGATCGAACACTGATATAGAGGTAGATTTATATGCATAA